A portion of the Streptococcus urinalis 2285-97 genome contains these proteins:
- a CDS encoding beta-ketoacyl-ACP synthase III translates to MSYSKISQVAHYLPEQVVTNDDLSQIMETSDDWIKSRTGIEERRISKTEKTSDLATEVAKKLLLQSGYDAQDIDFIIVATISPDSMMPSTAAIVQANIGAKNAFVFDLTAACSGFVFALSTADKFIQSSQYSRGIVIGAETLSKTLDWSDRTTAVLFGDGAGGVLLETSEEPYILAESLNSDGSKGGLSSGITALKSPFSVESVDQPYLQMDGRSIFDFAIRDVSKSISNIIETAPIEANQIDYLLLHQANNRILDKMAKKIGIPREKFPANMMSYGNTSAASIPILLSECVADGRISFDGSQTILLSGFGGGLTWGSLIVKI, encoded by the coding sequence ATGAGTTATAGTAAGATAAGTCAAGTAGCTCATTATTTACCTGAACAAGTCGTTACAAATGATGATTTGTCTCAGATAATGGAAACTAGTGATGATTGGATAAAATCTCGTACTGGTATTGAAGAAAGACGTATTTCTAAAACTGAAAAAACAAGTGATTTAGCTACAGAAGTTGCTAAAAAACTATTATTGCAATCTGGATATGATGCACAAGATATTGATTTTATTATCGTAGCAACCATTTCACCAGATTCTATGATGCCCTCAACGGCTGCGATAGTTCAGGCAAATATCGGTGCAAAGAATGCTTTTGTATTTGACTTAACAGCAGCATGTAGTGGTTTTGTTTTTGCACTTTCAACAGCCGATAAATTTATTCAATCAAGTCAATATAGTCGTGGTATCGTAATTGGTGCTGAAACCCTATCAAAAACACTTGATTGGTCTGACCGTACAACTGCAGTCCTTTTTGGAGATGGTGCTGGTGGTGTTTTACTGGAAACTAGTGAAGAACCGTATATTTTAGCTGAATCGCTTAATTCAGATGGAAGTAAGGGTGGACTCAGTTCAGGAATAACAGCTTTAAAATCACCATTTTCTGTAGAATCAGTTGATCAACCTTACCTTCAGATGGATGGTCGTTCAATCTTTGATTTTGCGATTAGAGATGTTTCAAAAAGTATCTCTAACATTATAGAGACTGCTCCAATTGAAGCAAATCAAATTGACTATTTACTTTTACATCAAGCAAATAATCGTATTCTAGATAAAATGGCTAAAAAAATTGGCATTCCAAGGGAAAAATTTCCTGCCAATATGATGTCATATGGTAATACTAGTGCGGCAAGTATTCCAATCTTACTTTCTGAATGCGTTGCTGATGGTCGCATTTCTTTTGATGGCTCTCAAACAATCCTCTTATCCGGTTTTGGTGGAGGTTTGACATGGGGAAGTCTAATTGTTAAAATTTAG
- a CDS encoding acyl carrier protein, with protein sequence MAVFEKVQEIIVEELGKEPEEVKLETTFEDLDADSLDVFQVISEIEDEFDIQIETEEGLNTVGDLVAYVEEKTK encoded by the coding sequence ATGGCAGTATTTGAAAAAGTACAAGAAATTATTGTTGAAGAACTTGGTAAAGAACCAGAAGAAGTAAAATTAGAAACAACTTTTGAAGACTTAGATGCAGATTCACTTGATGTATTCCAAGTTATCTCAGAAATCGAAGATGAATTTGATATTCAAATCGAAACTGAAGAAGGCTTAAACACTGTAGGTGACTTAGTTGCATACGTTGAAGAAAAAACAAAATAA
- the fabD gene encoding ACP S-malonyltransferase: MTETKVAFLFAGQGAQRLGMAKDLYKAFPIVKETFDKASQLLGYDLRQLIDHDEEKLNQTQYTQPAILATSLAIYRLLEANGMKPEVMAGLSLGEYSALVASGALSFEDAVPLVAKRGFLMEKAAPKGSGKMVAVLNTDVSLIESICEKASKFGYVRPANYNTPQQIVIGGDTKAVNEAVEQLKAAGVKRLIPLNVSGPFHTALLKDASLGLAKELEMISISKCHIPVIGNTEAKLMPKEKIKTLLERQVMEPVRFYESIELMKKMGVNKIVEIGSGKVLSGFVKKIDKSIAISNVEDVETFEQLLKNKETIWN, from the coding sequence ATGACAGAAACTAAAGTTGCTTTTTTATTTGCCGGTCAAGGTGCACAACGATTAGGAATGGCAAAAGATTTGTATAAAGCTTTCCCAATAGTTAAAGAGACCTTTGATAAGGCAAGCCAATTATTAGGATATGATTTAAGACAATTAATCGATCACGATGAAGAAAAATTAAATCAAACACAATACACACAACCAGCGATATTAGCAACTTCACTAGCCATCTATCGTCTGCTTGAAGCAAATGGAATGAAACCAGAGGTTATGGCAGGATTATCTTTAGGAGAATATTCGGCTTTAGTGGCTTCAGGTGCTTTATCATTTGAGGATGCTGTGCCATTAGTTGCTAAAAGAGGTTTTCTAATGGAAAAAGCAGCACCAAAAGGTAGTGGTAAAATGGTTGCTGTTTTAAATACAGATGTGTCTTTGATTGAAAGTATCTGTGAGAAAGCTTCTAAGTTTGGTTATGTAAGACCTGCTAACTATAATACACCACAACAAATTGTTATAGGTGGAGACACTAAAGCAGTAAATGAAGCTGTTGAGCAATTAAAAGCTGCTGGTGTCAAGCGTTTAATCCCCTTAAATGTATCTGGTCCTTTCCATACCGCTTTATTGAAAGATGCAAGTCTTGGATTGGCAAAAGAATTAGAAATGATTTCAATTTCTAAATGTCACATTCCAGTTATTGGGAACACAGAAGCTAAATTAATGCCTAAAGAAAAAATCAAAACATTACTAGAACGACAAGTTATGGAACCCGTTAGATTCTATGAATCAATCGAATTAATGAAGAAAATGGGAGTCAATAAGATTGTTGAAATTGGATCCGGTAAAGTTTTGAGTGGTTTTGTTAAAAAAATTGATAAAAGTATAGCTATCTCTAATGTTGAAGATGTTGAAACGTTTGAACAACTATTAAAAAATAAGGAAACTATATGGAATTAA
- the fabT gene encoding fatty acid biosynthesis transcriptional regulator FabT, protein MEYHQINGYLVDIFNRILVIEEMSLKTSQFSDVSLKEMHTIEIIGKHKNVTPSDIARELMITLGTVTTSLNKLEKKGYIERTRSKTDRRVVYLSLTKKGRLLDRLHSKFHRNMVTHVTSEMCDEDLDALVRGLASLHKFLEELV, encoded by the coding sequence TTGGAATATCATCAAATTAATGGCTATCTAGTTGATATTTTTAACAGAATATTAGTCATTGAAGAAATGAGTCTTAAGACTAGTCAATTTAGTGATGTTTCCTTAAAAGAAATGCACACAATTGAAATTATTGGCAAACATAAAAATGTAACGCCAAGTGATATTGCTCGTGAATTAATGATTACTCTGGGAACTGTGACGACAAGCTTAAATAAATTAGAGAAAAAAGGTTATATCGAAAGAACGAGATCTAAAACAGATCGCCGTGTCGTTTATTTATCTTTAACCAAAAAAGGACGTCTTTTAGATCGGTTGCATAGTAAGTTTCATCGTAACATGGTGACTCATGTAACTTCTGAAATGTGTGATGAAGATTTGGATGCTCTAGTTAGAGGATTAGCAAGTTTGCATAAGTTCCTTGAGGAGTTAGTCTGA
- the fabK gene encoding enoyl-[acyl-carrier-protein] reductase FabK has product METKITKLLNIKYPIFQGGMAWVADGELAGAVSNAGGLGIIGGGNAPKEVVKANIDKVKSITDKPFGVNIMLLSPFVDDIVDLVIEEGVKVVTTGAGNPGKYMERFHEAGITVIPVVPSVALAKRMEKLGVDAVIAEGMEAGGHIGKLTTMTLVRQVVEAISIPVIGAGGVGDGAGAAAVFMLGAEAVQVGTRFVVAKESNAHQNFKDKVIKAKDIDTVVSAQVVGHPVRAIKNKLTSAYTAAEKDFLKGNIDAQSIDELGAGSLRNAVVDGDVVNGSVMAGQIAGLVKQEETCQEILEDIYYGAAKVINAQAKKWEDVEDDRN; this is encoded by the coding sequence ATGGAAACGAAAATTACAAAGTTATTAAATATCAAATACCCTATTTTTCAAGGTGGGATGGCTTGGGTAGCTGATGGAGAGTTAGCGGGAGCAGTTTCAAACGCAGGAGGTTTGGGAATTATTGGTGGCGGTAACGCCCCTAAAGAAGTTGTAAAGGCTAATATTGATAAAGTGAAGTCTATTACAGATAAACCTTTTGGTGTGAATATTATGTTATTATCTCCATTTGTTGATGATATTGTTGACCTTGTTATTGAAGAAGGCGTCAAAGTTGTAACAACTGGTGCTGGAAATCCAGGTAAATACATGGAACGTTTCCATGAAGCAGGTATTACAGTTATTCCTGTAGTACCAAGTGTTGCTTTAGCAAAACGTATGGAAAAATTAGGTGTTGATGCGGTTATAGCTGAGGGTATGGAAGCTGGTGGACATATTGGTAAATTAACCACTATGACACTCGTTCGTCAAGTTGTTGAAGCAATTTCTATTCCTGTTATTGGAGCAGGTGGAGTTGGTGATGGTGCGGGTGCCGCAGCTGTCTTTATGCTTGGTGCAGAAGCTGTTCAAGTTGGAACAAGATTTGTTGTTGCTAAAGAATCAAATGCACACCAAAACTTTAAAGATAAAGTGATAAAAGCTAAAGATATTGATACAGTTGTCTCTGCGCAAGTTGTTGGACACCCAGTAAGAGCAATAAAAAATAAACTAACATCAGCTTATACTGCAGCAGAAAAAGACTTCTTAAAAGGCAATATTGATGCTCAAAGTATTGATGAATTAGGAGCAGGTTCACTCAGAAATGCTGTTGTCGATGGTGATGTTGTCAATGGTTCAGTTATGGCTGGTCAAATTGCTGGTCTAGTTAAACAAGAAGAAACGTGTCAAGAAATACTTGAAGATATCTATTATGGTGCTGCCAAAGTCATTAATGCACAAGCGAAAAAATGGGAAGATGTTGAGGATGACAGAAACTAA
- the fabF gene encoding beta-ketoacyl-ACP synthase II, producing MTERRVVVTGYGVTSPIGNTPEDFWTSLKEGKIGIKPITKFDPSEIPVYNAGEIQDFPFDKYFVKKDKNRMDTYSLYAIYAAMEALENASLDMDSVDRDRTGVIVSSGIGGLQELEDQIIRMHEKGMKRIKPMFIPKALSNMGAGNIALKIGANGVCKSITTACASANDAIGEAFREIKYGHHDVVLAGGSEASITRIGIGGFNALTALSTTEDPTRSAIPFDKDRNGFVMGEGAGVLVVESLEHAEKRGATILAEIVGYGSNCDAYHMTTPTPDGSGAAKAIKLAINEANIAPEKVDYVNAHGTSTQANEKGESQAIVSVLGKEVPVSSTKSFTGHLLGAAGAVEAIATIEAIRNQFIPMTAGTKELSEDIEANVIFGQGKDAKIDYAISNTFGFGGHNAVVAFKRWEA from the coding sequence ATGACAGAACGTAGAGTTGTTGTAACCGGCTATGGTGTAACATCGCCGATTGGAAATACTCCAGAAGATTTTTGGACAAGTCTTAAAGAAGGAAAAATTGGAATTAAACCAATCACAAAATTTGATCCTTCTGAAATACCAGTATATAACGCAGGTGAAATACAAGATTTTCCATTTGATAAGTATTTTGTCAAAAAAGATAAAAACCGCATGGATACTTATTCTCTTTATGCTATTTATGCTGCTATGGAAGCTCTAGAAAATGCTAGTCTAGATATGGATTCTGTTGATCGTGACCGTACAGGTGTCATTGTCTCATCTGGTATTGGTGGTTTACAAGAGCTAGAAGATCAAATTATTAGAATGCATGAAAAAGGAATGAAACGGATAAAACCAATGTTTATTCCAAAAGCATTATCAAATATGGGTGCTGGAAATATTGCCCTCAAAATTGGAGCAAATGGTGTATGTAAATCAATCACAACTGCTTGTGCATCTGCAAACGATGCCATTGGGGAAGCCTTCCGCGAGATAAAATATGGACATCATGATGTTGTCTTGGCTGGTGGTTCAGAAGCTTCAATCACTAGAATTGGTATTGGCGGCTTTAATGCACTAACTGCTTTATCAACTACAGAAGACCCAACTCGTTCAGCTATTCCATTTGATAAAGATCGTAATGGGTTTGTTATGGGTGAAGGTGCAGGTGTTCTTGTGGTTGAAAGCCTAGAACATGCTGAGAAGCGTGGTGCAACTATTTTAGCAGAAATTGTTGGATATGGTTCTAACTGTGATGCTTACCATATGACAACACCAACTCCTGATGGTTCTGGTGCTGCTAAAGCTATTAAATTAGCAATTAATGAAGCTAACATAGCTCCAGAAAAAGTTGATTATGTTAATGCACATGGGACTTCTACACAAGCTAATGAAAAAGGCGAAAGTCAAGCTATTGTTTCTGTACTTGGTAAAGAAGTACCAGTTTCATCAACGAAATCATTTACGGGTCATTTACTAGGTGCGGCAGGAGCTGTAGAAGCTATTGCAACTATTGAAGCAATCAGAAATCAATTTATTCCAATGACTGCTGGAACAAAAGAACTTTCTGAGGATATCGAAGCAAATGTTATTTTTGGTCAAGGTAAAGATGCTAAAATAGATTATGCTATTTCAAATACATTTGGATTTGGTGGGCATAATGCCGTAGTTGCATTTAAACGTTGGGAGGCCTAA
- the fabG gene encoding 3-oxoacyl-[acyl-carrier-protein] reductase encodes MELKSKNVFITGSTRGIGLAIAHEFAKQGANIVLNGRSPISQELIDSFSEYGVTVMAISGDVSDYNDAKRMIDQVIEKLGSVDVLVNNAGITNDKLMLKMTQDDFEKVLKINLTGAFNMTQSVLKPMTKARQGAIINITSVVGLTGNIGQANYAASKAGLIGFTKSVAREVAGRGLKVNAIAPGFIESDMTDALSDKMKDAILTKIPVKRIGKTQEVAETAVFLAKHDYITGQVIAVDGGMTMQ; translated from the coding sequence ATGGAATTAAAATCAAAAAACGTGTTTATCACAGGTTCAACCCGTGGTATTGGATTAGCAATTGCACATGAATTTGCCAAACAAGGTGCAAATATTGTTTTAAATGGCCGTTCTCCTATTAGTCAAGAATTAATAGACTCATTTTCTGAATATGGTGTGACTGTTATGGCTATTAGTGGAGATGTGTCAGACTATAATGATGCAAAACGAATGATTGATCAAGTAATCGAAAAACTTGGTAGTGTGGATGTTTTAGTTAATAATGCAGGTATCACAAATGATAAACTTATGCTAAAAATGACACAAGATGATTTTGAAAAGGTACTAAAAATTAACCTAACAGGTGCTTTTAATATGACACAATCAGTCTTAAAACCGATGACAAAAGCAAGACAAGGCGCTATTATAAATATCACTAGTGTTGTTGGCTTGACAGGAAATATTGGTCAAGCTAATTATGCTGCATCAAAAGCAGGCCTTATTGGATTTACAAAATCAGTTGCACGTGAAGTAGCAGGAAGAGGATTAAAAGTCAATGCTATTGCACCAGGCTTCATTGAATCAGATATGACTGATGCATTATCCGATAAGATGAAAGATGCTATTTTGACAAAAATACCCGTTAAACGCATTGGAAAAACACAAGAAGTTGCAGAAACTGCAGTATTTCTTGCAAAACACGACTATATTACAGGGCAAGTTATTGCCGTAGATGGTGGAATGACAATGCAATAA